The following is a genomic window from Armatimonadota bacterium.
AACCGGGCCGTGCAGCTGGTGGAGCAGATGATCACGGCCAACCCCAACCTCACCGCCATCGTCATGGTGGGCGGGTGGCCGCTCTTCGCCCCTGAGGCGTACAAGAACGCCGTGAAGAAGAAGGAAGCGGACATCAAGGCGGGACGCTTCACCGTCGTCTCCTTCGACACCCTGGAGCCGGAGCTGCGGCTGGTGAAGGAGGGGTTCGTCTCCGGGCTCGTGGGGCAGCGTCCCTACCAGATGGGCGTGCGGTCCATCGAGCTGCTCAACGACATCGTGGTCAAGAAGATGAAGCCGGCCCAGACCTTCTACAACACCGGCGTGGACATCGTCACCCGGGAGAACGTCGACCGGTTCCTCCAGAAGTGAGGGATGGCGGCGGGGCCCGCCCGTGCCGCGTGCACGCCCGGTGCGGGACGGGCCCCCGCCGGTCGAGGCCGACGACCCGATCGTGACCGCTGCGTTCGCCCCTGCGCCCGCGACGGCGGCGACCGCCCCCGCGCCGCTGGTGGAGATGCGCCGCATCAGCAAGCGCTTCGGCGCGGTGCAGGCGCTGCGCGACGTGGACCTGACGCTCTTCCCCGGGGAGGTCCTGGGGCTGGTGGGCGACAACGCCGCCGGCAAGTCCACCCTGATGAAGATCCTCACCGGCGTCTACCAGGCGGACAGCGGCGAGATCCTCTTCGACGGGCGGCCGGTGCGCTTCGACGGTCCCGCCGCGGCGCGGGCGCGGGGCATCGAGATGGTCTACCAGGACTTCGCGCTCTGCGACAACATGGACGTCGCCCAGAACATCTGGCTGGGCCGCTGGCCGCGGCGCGGACCCTTCGTGGACCGCGCCACCATGGACCGGCGGGCCGAGGCGGTGCTGCGCCGCCTGCGGGTGGAGGTCTCCTCGGTGCGCGCCGAGGTGGCCACCCTCTCCGGCGGACGACGCCAGAGCGTGGCCATCGCCCGCGCCCTCTCCTTCGAGCCGCGGGTGCTCATCCTCGACGAGCCCACGGCCAACCTCTCCCCGGCGGCCACGCGCGAGGTGCTGGAGGTGGTGCGCGGCCTGCGCGACCAGGGGGTGGGGATCATCTTCATCAGCCACCGCCTGCAGGAGATCTTCCAGATCGGCGACCGCATCACGGTGCTCAAGCAGGGTCGCCACGTCGGCACCCGCCCGGTGGCGGCAACCACCGAGGATGAGGTCCTGGAGATGATCGTCGCGGGAGTCCGCGCGTGACCCCCGCCGGGCCCTGCCTGCTGGGCCTCGACGTCGGGACGACCGGGGCCAAGGCGGTGCTGGTGGACGCCTCGGGAGCGGTGCGGGCCACGGCGACGCGGGAGTACCCGCTCCTCGTCCCCCGCCCGGGGTGGACGGAGCAGGACCCCGACGCCTGGTGGGAGGCCTCGGCCGAGGCGATCCGCGAGGCGCTCGCCCGGTCCGCGGTGCCGCCGGCGCAGGTCGCGGCGGTGGGGCTCACCGGCCAGATGCACGGCCTCGTGGCCCTCGACGCCAGCGGCCGCGTCCTGCGCCCGGCGATCCTCTGGAACGACCAGCGCACCCACGAGGAGTGCGCCTGGATCACCGAGCGTGTCGGTGCCGAGCGCGTCATCGCCCTCACCGGCAACCCCGCGCTCACGGGCTTCACCGCCCCCAAGCTCCTCTGGCTGCGCCGCCACGAGCCCGACGTCTACGGCCGCATCGCCCACGTCCTGCTGCCGAAGGACTACCTGCGCTTCCGGCTGTCGGGCGTGCTGGCCACCGACGTGGCCGACGCGTCCGGCACCACCTGGCTGGACGTGCAGCGGCGCACCTGGTCGGAAGAGATGCTCGCCGCCCTGGACGTCCCGCGGGCGTGGCTGCCGACCGTACACGAGTCACCCGAGGTGACCGGTCGCCTCACCCGGGCGGCCGCCGAGGCCACCGGGCTCGCCGAGGGGACGCCGGTGGTGGCCGGAGCGGGCGATCAGGCCGCCCAGGCCGTCGGCACCGGCATCGTACGCGAGGGCCTGGTCGCCGTGACCATCGGGACGTCCGGCGTCGTCTTCGCCCACCTCGACGCGCCGCGCATCGATCCGCAGGGGCGCGTGCACGCCTTCTGCCACGCCGTCCCCGGCCGCTGGCACGTCATGGGGGTGATGCTCTCGGCGGGCGGCTCGCTGCGCTGGCTGCGCGACGCGCTGGGCGTGTGGTCGACCCGGGACGCCCCGGACCCCTACGAGCAGATGACGGCGGAGGCGGCCGCGGTGCCGCCCGGTGCCGAGGGGCTCCTCTTCCTCCCCTACCTGACCGGCGAGCGCACGCCGCACGCCGACCCCTTCGCCCGCGGGGCATTCGTGGGCCTGACGCTGCGCCACACCCGCGCCCACCTGGTGCGGGCGGTGCTGGAGGGGGTGGCCTTCGGGCTGCGCGACGCCCTGGAGATCATCCGCGGGATGGGCGTGGCCGTCGCCGAAGTGCGCGCCTCCGGCGGCGGGGCACGCAGCCCGCTGTGGCGGCAGATCCTGGCGGACGTCCTGGGCGTCGAGGTGGTCACCGTGACCACCACGGAAGGCGCGGCCTACGGGGCGGCGTTGCTGGCCGGTGTGGGGGCGGGCCTCTTCTCCTCGGTGGAGGCCGCGTGCGAGACGGCCGTCGCCCCCACCGGCCGGACGGTCCCGGACGGCGGCCGGGTCGGACGGTACGACGCGCTCTACCGCACCTACGGGGCGCTCTACCCGGCGCTGCGGGCGAGCGCGCGGGCGCTGCACGCGGTCTCCTGACCTCAGAGGGAGGAGAGGGCGCGCGCCAGCAATTCCCCGACCAGGTAGCCCACGACGGCCACGCCCAGCCCCACTGCAAACATGTCCAGCCCGCTGCGCAGCGCTCCCCGGCCGGTGAAGACGCTGCGCGCCGCACCCACGGCGAAGTGCGCGAGCATGCTCACCGCGAAGGAGGTCCACACCGCCGCGCGGCCGCCCGCGACGACGAACGGGAGCACCGGGATGAGCGCGCCCACCGCGGTGGCCACGCCTGTGATCCACCCCTCCCGCAGCGGCGAGGCACGCTGCTCGGCGATGCCCAGCTCCAGCACCGTCTTCTCCTCAAGGGCCTGCTCAGGCCGGCCCATCACCCGCCGGGCGGCTTCGGCGGCCGTCTCGCGCGGCAGCCCGCGGGCCTGGTAGAGAAGTGAAAGCTCCTCCTCCTCGACGTCGGGCATCAGGCGCAGCTCCTCCCGCTCGAGGGCGATCTCGTACTCGTAGACCTCACGTTCGCTCTGCGCCGCCAGGTAGCTGCTGCTCCCCATGGAGAGGGCGTCGGCGATGAGCCCCGCCACCCCCGAGACGAGGACCAGGGCATGGGGGACGTCCGCGCCCAGCACCCCCATGACCAGCCCGAAGTTCGCGGTCAGCCCGTCATTGAACCCGTAGACGACGTTGCGCAGCACCCCGCCCGAGGCGGTGCGGTGCCAGGGCTCGCCCCGGGCGCCGAGCAGGGCGCCCAGGCGCTCGGCGTGGGCGGCTGACTCGCGGGCCAGTTCCCGCGCCGCCGCCACCGCCTGCGGGTGCCCGTACCGGCGCGCCCCGGTGAGGTAGGCCTTGGTCTCCCGGGCCTCCTCGCCCAGCAGCAGCGCCAGCAGCGCCTCGCGGCCGGCCAGCCGGGCCAGGAGGAGGAGCAAGCGGGCCCGCAGGCTGGGGCGGTAAGGGCCGACCGCCTCGCCGGCGTCGCGGAGCACGTCCGCCCAGCGGCCGACGTGCCGCGCCTCCACACCGGCCAGTTCCCGGTAGAGCCGCGCGCGCTCGGCGTCGGGCTCCATGGCGGCCAGGCGCTCGTAGAGGTAGGCTGCATCCCCTTCGTCCTGCCAGTGGCGGCGCCAGAGGGGCACCTGGCGGTCGGCGACGGAACGGCCGGTCACGCCGGCATCGTAGCACCGGCGCCCTGCCGGAGGCGCGGGCGCCGGCCGACGGCCAGCAGGCCCGGCCCCGCCCCCTCCCGAACGCTCTCCACACCGAGAACTCACCGTGAGAGGGGGGACACGTTCATGCCCACCTACGTGCAGCTCGTCACCTGGACGGAGCGCGGGGCGGCCGCGGCCCGGGAGACGATCCAGCGGGCCCAGCGGGTGCGGACGGAGGGCCAGCGGATGGGGATCCGTTTCCGCGAACTGGTCTGGACGATGGGGCGGTTCGACGCGGTGGCGGTTTTCGAGGCGCCCGACGACGAGACGGCGAGCCGCTTCGCCCTGTGGGTCGGCTCCCAGGGCGCGGCGCGCACCGAAACCGTCCGCGCCTACACCGAGCCGGAGATGACGAAGATCGTGGAGGGGCTCTGAGGGCCGGCCGGAGCGGCGATGGCGCGGGACTGCTATACTGAAACCGTTGACTCCAGCGCATCGCGGAGGGGTGTCCGGAACCCGGTAACGGAGCGGTCTCGAAAACCGCCGGGCCCCGCGGCCCTTGTGGGTTCAAATCCCACCCCCTCCGCCAGGGTCCCGGGTGGCGCGCGAGGCTGATGCCGGTCGAGACGGGAAGGGCGCCCTTCAGGTGAGGATGAGTACCGTTCGCAACTGGGTCCGGACCCAGTTGCGGTCGGTACGCCCGCCCGGACACCCCTGGGTCCCGCTGCCCCGGCCGCTCGTCCCCGTGGTGGTGGTCCGTCGGCTGAACCGTTTCGCGGTGGCGGTCCGGCCCGAGGGCGGGAAGACCGTCCTGCGACTCCACCTGCCCAACTCAGGGCGCATGACCGAACTGCTTCGCCCCGGGACCCGCGGTCTGGCGCTCCTGCAGCGCGGCCGCCCGCGCCGGCGCACGGCCGGCACTCTGCTCCTGGTGCGCTACCGGCGGCGCTGGGTCGGCGTGGACGCGCGCCTGCCCAACCGTCTCTTCGAGGCCGCCATGCGCGCAGGTACCCTGCCTGCGTTCCGGCACTACGTCCGCTGGAGGCCGGAAGCTCCGCTCGGCCGCGGGCGGGTGGACTTCCTCCTCATGGGGCGCGACGGCGTCTGTCTGGTGGAGACCAAGTCCTGCAACCGCGTGGACGGCGCCGTGGCCCTCTTCCCCGATGCCCCCACGGCCCGGGGGGCCCGCCACCTGGAGGACCTGGCCCGGGTGGCGCAACGCGGCGGGAGGGCCGCCGTGGTCTGGATCGTCCAGCGGAGCGACGCGCGAGCCCTGCGTCCCTTCGCCGCGGCGGACCCCGACTTCGCCCGGGCCGCGCAACGGGCCGCTGCCCGGGGCGTCCGGTTCTACGCGTACGCCTGCCGGGTCACGCCCCGGCGAGTGACCCTGCTGCGGCGGATCCCCGTGCGGTTGGGAGCGGCGCGCTGGACCGACGGGGCGGCCTCGGCCGGTGGCTGAAGCCTCGGCAGCCCGACTGGCCCTGATCACCTTCGGGGGAGCGCTGGCCACGGCGCTGGCCACCGGGCTCGGCGGCGTCCCCTTCCTGTTCGTCACCCGTCTGCCGCAGGCGCTGCTGGGCCTGGCCTGGGGGTTCAGCGGCGGGATGATGCTCTCCGCCTCCGTCTTCAACCTGGTCTTCGCCGGCGTCCAGATGGCCGGCTACAACGTGGTGGCCCTGGGCATCGCCCTCGGGGCCTTCGCCTTCTGGCTGGCCGACCGCCGGATGGGGCACCACGGCCTGAACTTCTTCCACCTGCGGGGCGCTCCGGCCCGCCGCGTGGTCCTCCTCATCGGGAGCATGACCGTGCACAGCATCTCCGAAGGGATCGCCGTCGGGGTCGGGTTCGGATCGGGTGTGCTGACGCTGGCCGTCCTGCTGACCATCGCCATCGCCATCCACAACATCCCCGAGGGCCTGGCGGTGTCGCTGCCGTTGCGGGCCGAGGGGTTCTCGGGATGGGCCTGCGTCGGGTGGTCGATCTTCACCAGCCTCCCCCAGCCGCTGCTGGCGGTTCCCGCCGCCCTGGCCGTGGCCATCTTCCGGCCGCTCGTCCCTCTGGGGTTCGGCCTCGCCGCCGGCGCCATGGGGTTCCTGGTCGCCAACGAGATGATCCCCGAGGCCGCCGAGCACAGCGGCCGGGGGAATGCGGCGGCGGCGGTCATCGGCGGCTTCCTGGTGATGATGCTGCTGCAGAACGTCCTGCAGTAGTCGCGGTGCCCGCGTCGTTGACGCGGATCCGGCGGAGTGGCAATGTACTTTACCGGGTAGTGTATAAAGCCATGGAAGGAGGGGTCATGGCGGCGCCCCTGCGGCTTGGCGAAGAGGTCACTGCGCCTGTGGCGGCGCGCCTGCGCCGCATCGAAGGCCAGATCCGCGGCTTGCAGCGGATGCTCCAGGAAGGGCGGGACTGCACGGAGATCGCCCAGCAGGTGGCAGCCACCCGGGCCGCTCTGGACCGGGTGGCCATCGACCTGATCGCGGCCGGACTGGAGCAGTGCCTCCGCATGGAGGTGGAGGGCAAGCCCCAGGCTCAGAGCGCCCTGCGCAAGCTGCAGCGCACCTTCCTCATGCTTCGGTAGCACCGTCACGTGGGGCGGTGTCCGGCCCTCCGCGGGGCGCCCGCTCGGCCGCCCGGGCTCCCGTCCGCGGGCATTCGGGTCAGCGCACGATGAGGACCGGGCAGGGAGCCTCCGCCGCCACCCGCTGGCTCACGGACCCTAGGAGGGCGGCCCGCAGCGGGCCGAGTCCCCGCGAGCCCATGACGATGAGGTCGCACCCGCGGGCATGGGCGACTCGGAGGATGGCGTCGACCGGGGGCCCCTCCAGGACCTCCACCTCGTGGGCCACCCCGGCCTCCTCCAGGATTCCCGCCGCCTCGCGGGCCACCGCCTCGGCCGCCGCCGTGCGCTTCGCCATGAGGTCCTCGAGGTAGGGAGACCCCAGGTCGTGCGGCACAGGCTCGAAGGCCGTCAGCACGACGACGCGGGCATCGTACCGTCGGGCCACATCGGCGGCCAACCGGGTCGCCCGCCGGGCGTGGACCGATCCGTCGGTGGCGAGCAGGACCGTGGAGATCATGCCATCTCGACGCCATCCACCCGGACGGCCACGTCCACCGGAATCCCCTGGCGGACGCTCGCCGTCACGATGCAGAACTCTTCGAATAGATGGCGGCAGCGCTCCACCGCTGCCCGCTGCGCGGGGGATACCCCGCTGATGTCCAGCCCCGCCAGGATGCGGCCAATCCGCCACCGCCCCCGCGCGTTCCGGCGGATGTCGACATCGACCGTAACGGCCAGCCGGGCTCCCTCGACCCGGGCCCGCTCCAGGCAGTGCTGGAGGCTACTGGCCAGGCAGTGACCTACGGCCGTCGCCACAGGGCGAGCCGGGTTGGGGCCGGCCCCGGTACCGAGGGGTGGGGCTTCGTCCACGGTGAGCCGCCAGGCCGGGTGGTCCATGGCCACGCTGAACCGGTACCGGTCTTCCTGAGCCAGGCGCACCTGCGCCTGCAGGCGGTCCTCAGTCTCCACGCGCACCTGAGCCATCGCCGTCCTCCCAGCGGGTGTCCGGGGGACGGCGGGCACCGCCGGCCGCCCCCCCGCCCTGCGGATTACGACTTCCGCGGTGACGCCGAGCAGGTCTGGAGGCCCAGGAGGGCGTACAGCGGGCACCGCCCCGCGACCCCGGTGACCAGCCCGACGAGCGCCAGCGCGTAGAAGAGGGCGCTCCAGGGCCCGGCTACCCGCAGCCCGACCCCCAGCGCCACCAGTCCGAGGAGCACACGGATGATGCGATCTGTCCTCCCGACGCACCCACGCATGGGCCTCGCCTCCTACCGCTCCACTGTGACGGCCACCCGCCTGGGGGCCGCCGTCGTGCTCTTGGGCAGCACTACCTGCAGGACGCCGTTGGCCAGCGTGGCCTTCACCTGCTCGACGTCCACGTCCACGGGCAGCTCGATGGTCCGGACGAACCGCCCGGCGGGCCGCTCGCACCACAGGTAGGCGTCCTCCTTGACCTCCTCGACCGGGCGGGCCGCCCGGACGGTGAGCAGCCGGCCCTGCTCCACCGTCACCTCCACATCCCCGGGCGCCACGCCGGGCAGGTCTACCTTGGCCACGAGCTGGTCCCCTGCGTCGTAGAGGTCCACGGCGGGCAGGAGCCCGGTCTCGTCGCCGCGCCCCGGTGTCCGGTCGAACCACCGGTCCATCCCCCAGAGCCGGTCCAGCTCCCGGCGCAGCTGGTCGATCTCCCGCCAGGGATCCCACCATCGACCTGCCTTTCGGCTCTTCACCAGCGCCATGACCCCTCACCTCCCCACGGAGTCCCTTTCGCTTTCGGCGCCATTATACCATACCCCCTAGGGTATAATTCAATGAGCCCCACCTCACCGTAGCCGCAAGCCGACAGCGCTGTTCATCGGACCCGGACCTGATTTCGCCGGACTGCCTGCCCGAGCGCCCTGATCCGGCGGGAGACCGACGGGAGCCGGCCGGGTGGCCGATGGGGCGGGTGCGCCGCCCCCTCTCACTGGCCGGCAAGCTCCTGGGCCTGCGGAATACTCTGTCGGCCCGATAGCCAGGCCCGGTCACCTGTGCCACGGTATCCGGTGAGAGGGTCCGACGGTGAACAGGCAGGCTCCGGTGGTGCCGACGCCGCCGCGGAAGGGAACCCCGGCGGATTTCGCGGGGGTTTGCGGCCTCTACTGGGAAGGAAGCGCCTGGTACGAGACCCTGGAGGTGACCTGCGGCACGCAGGGCCAGGTCGACCTGGGGAAGGTGTGCCCGGTGTACGCCTGCGCCCGCGAGCGGCAGGTGGCCCACTGCGGCACCTGCCCCGACTTCCCCTGCCTCCTCCTGGTCCAGCTAGCCGCGCAGACCGGGGGAGGCGACCTGCGCATCGAGTCGGCCGCCCGCCGGGCCCACCTCGGCGAGACCGCCTGGGCGAACTGGGCCCGGGAGCAGAAGATGTGGCTCACCCACTTCTGCCCGCTGCGGACGCTCCCCCTCCACCACCCACAGGACCGCACGCCTCCCACAGTCGGCTGACATCCCCTGGGCAGGGCGTCACTCCAGCACGATGCTGGCGAAGGAGACCAGCCCTCCGGCCGGGTCGGGAGCCTGGCCGTACCTGAGCAGCCGTCCGCGCGTCGGCGCCAGGACCCGCAGGAGCACGTAGACCGGCAGAGCCGCGTCGATCCGCTGCCGGTTGCCGTCCTCCATCACCGCCTGCCAGAACCCCTCCGCGTCCCCGGCCAGGACCCGCTCCAGCACCTCCCGGTCCCGTACCGACGTTCGCGCGGCCAGCGCCGCGTCCACCGGCTCGCCGTCCCCGAAGCGGGGTCCCACGTGGCTGAAGTCCACGCTGGCCAGCAGCGCCACCTTCCGGCCGCCGCCCCGGTAGGCGCGCAGGGCCTCCACCAGCCCGTCCGTCTCGTCGGGAGGACGTGCCGCCGCGCCGGGGAGCGCACAGAGGAGCGGGACGATCCCTACGGCCTCGCCGTACAGGTGCCGCAGGAAGAGCGCCTGAAACTCGATGGAGTGCTCGGCCCGGTGGGCCTCCTCATAGTGGAGGAGGCCGTCGAGGCGATCGCTGAGGAAGGCCACGGCGGCCTCGTCCACCCGCACGGGGCCCAGCGGCGTGGCGTAGGGCTTGGCCGTCAGGACGAAGGGCACCGGTGCGCCGCCATGGGCCACTCCCAGGACGACGACCGTCTCCGGGGGATCCTGGGCCAGCGCCCGGTGCGCCCAGGCATAGCACCACCCGCCGCGGGGCAGGTCGATGTGCGGCGCGACGACCCCGCGCGGTCGCACCCCGGCCAGTTCCGCGGGGACCACCGCGCCCAGGTGGCAGTCCAGCTCCTCCACCAGCGCACGCGGGTCCGCGGGGTAGGACTTGCCGGCGTGGAAGGGCGGCCGCTCGGGAGCGGCGTTGTACGCCTCGATCACGGCCCGGCGTCGCTCCGCGAAGCGCTCCGTGAGCAGGAGCCCGTGCCGGTCCAGCTCGTCGATGACCCGCTGCAGGTCCCAGGAGAAGAGCAGCTCCCCGCCCGTGCGGCGGGCGTATTCCGCCTGCACGTCCACCGCGTCGGAGGCCCCGTCGAGCAACGAGGCGATGAGAAAGGTGCGCGGGGGCAGCAGGACGGGATCGGGGACGATCCCCTCCAGGTCGCGCAGGCAGACGAGGTCACGCCCGTCGACGCGCACGGGGTAGGCGTCGAGCGGCCGGAGCTTCGGCAGGGGCATAGGCCGTCACCCCTTCCATGATGCCATGCGGGGAAAGCGGCTCACGGGCTAGGATGGGGGCGGAGCATGCGCGCAGGGCTGGCGATGTTCTGGCTGCTCATGGCGGCGCTCGAGCTTTCCCGCCGCTGGACCCCCACCGCCGTCGGTTGGCTGGGCGCGGCGGGCCCTTGGCTGGTGGTGGGCGCGACGCTGGCGCCGGCGGTCCGGGCGGTGCGCGAATGGCGCGACCGGCGCCCGGTGGAGGCCGTGAAGGCGGTGCTGTGGACCATCCCCGGCCTCGTCACCCTCCTGGCCGGTCCGGGCTGGCTGCGCTTCTGATCGGGCCGTCGCGGCGGTGGCGGGGGGGGTGCACACCTGCCGGGCCTGCCCGGCGCGGTCCCCGTCTGGTCGGGCCTGCGCCTGCTCTGCCCGCTACTTCAACCTCGCCGTCAGCCGGTCCCAGTTGGCGTCCACCCAGGCCTGGAAGCGCTCGACCGCTTCGGGGTCGTCCAGGAGGTGCCGGAAGCGGCCCTGGCGCTCCAGCCAGGCCCGGACCGGCAGCGGCGGTCGGGGCGTGAAGGTGAGGCGGTAGCGGCCGTCCGCCACTTCGTAGAGCGGCCAGTAGCGCGTCTCGACGGCCAGCCGGGCGATCTCCACGAGGTCCTCGGGCGGGTAGTCCCAGCCCGGCTGGCACGGCGTCAGCACGTTCAGGAACGTGGGGCCCGGCGTGGCCAGGGCCTTCTGCAGCTTCTTCGCCAGGTCGCCCCAGTGGCTGATGCTGGCCTGCGCGGCGTAGCGGACGCCGTGGGCCACCACGATCTCCGTCAGGTCCTTGCGGGGCTCCAGCTTCCCCCGACCGTGCGCGCCCACCGGGGTGGTGGTGGTGCGGGCACCCGGCGGTGTTGCGCTGGACCGCTGGATGCCCGTGTTCATGTACCCCTCGTTGTTGTAGCAGATGTAGAGGAAGTCGTGGCCGCGCTCGATGGCCCCGCTCAGGCTCTGCAACCCGATGTCGTAGGTGCCGCCGTCGCCGCCGATGGCCACGACCTTCGGGACCCGGCGGATCCGCCCGCGCGCGAACAGCGCCCTGGCCGCCGCCTCCACGCCCGAGGCGGTGGCCGCGGCGTTCTCGAACGCGTTGTGCAGCCAGGGGACAGGCCAGGCCGAGTACGGGTAGATGGTCGAGACGACCTCGAGACACCCCGTGGCGTTCACCACGACGGGCGGATCCGGTGCCACGGCCAGCAACAACCGGACGAGCACGGGGATGCCGCACCCGGCACAGGCGCGGTGGCCCGGGGCGAGGCCCTGCGACCGTTTGGAGAGCTCCCGCAGGTTGAGCGACATCAGCCGTCCTCCACGCCCAGGTAGACGGGGCCCGGAACCGGCTCCTCCTGGAAGAGCGCCCGGAGGCGCTCCAGGTCCCGGGCGCGCAGCTCCCGGCCGCCCAGACCGTAGATCACGTCGGTGACCGCGGGGGGAAAGGCCTGACCGTACAGGGCCGCCCGCACCTCGATGCCCAGGGGTCCGCCCAGGGTACTGAGCGAGTCCGCCCGGTCCATCACGACGACGCGCGCGACGTGGGAGAGCGCCTGCCGCACGGCCTCGGCGGGGAACGGCCGGAAGGTCAGCAGCCGCACGACCCCGATCCTGCCGGAGGCACTGGAGCGGCCCGCCAGGGCCTCGCGCACCACGTCGGCGGTACTCCCCAACAGGAGCAGGGCGCCGTCGGCCTCCTCCAGCCCGCTGGCCTCCAGGTGGACCGGCAGGTCACGGCCGAAGTGGGCATTGAAGGCGGCCGTCTCGCCCGCGATGACCTCCAGGGCCCGGCCCATGGCGTTGGCCAGGGCGCGGCGGAAGTCCATGTAGGCGTCCGGCAGGGCCAGGGGGCCCACCGTGAGGGGCCCGGCGCCCTCCCCGTCCAGCAGGCGGTAGCCGCTGGTGCGCGCCTCCCCCACGAAGGCCCGGACCGCGTCATCGGCGTAGACCAGGACCGGTTCGAGGCTGTGACTGAGGGTGAACCCGTCGAGACAAACCATCACCGGCACCCGGGCGCGCTCCGCCACCCGCACGGCCAGGATGGAGAGGTCGTAGGCCTCCTGGACGGTGCCGGCGTAGAGCTGGACCCACCCGGCGTCCCGGGAGCCCATCACGTCGGAGTGGTCGCCGTGGATGTTGAGCGGGGCTGAGAGGGCCCGGGTGGCCACGGCCATCACGATGGGCAGCCGCAGGCCGCTGGCGATGTAGAGGACCTCGTGCATCAGCGCCAGCCCCTGGGAGGAGGTGGCGGTCATGACGCGAGCACCGGCGGCGCTGGCGCCCACGCAGGCGGAGATGGCCGAGTGCTCCGACTCGGTCGGCACGAATTCGGTCGTGGCCTCGCCGTCGGCGAGGTAGCGGGCGAAGCGCTCCACCACCTGGGTCGACGGCGTGATGGGGTAGGCCGCCACCACGTCGGGGTTGATCTGGCGCCAGGCCAGCGCCACGGCGTCGTTGCCGGTGAGGCCTTGCCGCCTAGCCACCACCGTGCTCATCGCTCCTCCTCGACCATGGTGATGGCCGCCGCCGAGGGGGGGCACACCGCCGCGCAGACCCCGCACCCCTTGCAGTAGTCGAGGTCGATGCCCACGACCCGCCCGCCCGCGACCAGGACCGAGGTGTCGGGGCAGTAGAGCCAGCACAGGAGGCAGTGCACGCAGCGGTCCAGGTCCAAGCGGGGACGGCGCTCGCGCCAGTCCCCCGTGAGGAAGCGCCGGCTGGTCTCCCCGGGCAGGACGGGGCCGGCGTCCAGGTCCCGCCAGGGCAACGCGGCCGGCTCAGCTGGCATCGGCGAGAGCGCTCCGGACATGCCTCACCTCGTCCATGGCGGCCTGCGCGGCGCGCAGATTCGCCTCGACGGTCTCCGCCGGGAACTCAGCAGCCAACCGGTCGCGCAGCCAGCGCAGGAACGCGGTCGGGTCGAACCAGGTGAAGAGCGCGACGACGGCGGCCAGCATCGGGACGTTGGGGATGTCGCGCCCCAGGGC
Proteins encoded in this region:
- a CDS encoding Hsp20/alpha crystallin family protein; translated protein: MALVKSRKAGRWWDPWREIDQLRRELDRLWGMDRWFDRTPGRGDETGLLPAVDLYDAGDQLVAKVDLPGVAPGDVEVTVEQGRLLTVRAARPVEEVKEDAYLWCERPAGRFVRTIELPVDVDVEQVKATLANGVLQVVLPKSTTAAPRRVAVTVER
- a CDS encoding 4Fe-4S dicluster-binding protein — its product is MPAEPAALPWRDLDAGPVLPGETSRRFLTGDWRERRPRLDLDRCVHCLLCWLYCPDTSVLVAGGRVVGIDLDYCKGCGVCAAVCPPSAAAITMVEEER
- a CDS encoding thiamine pyrophosphate-dependent enzyme produces the protein MSLNLRELSKRSQGLAPGHRACAGCGIPVLVRLLLAVAPDPPVVVNATGCLEVVSTIYPYSAWPVPWLHNAFENAAATASGVEAAARALFARGRIRRVPKVVAIGGDGGTYDIGLQSLSGAIERGHDFLYICYNNEGYMNTGIQRSSATPPGARTTTTPVGAHGRGKLEPRKDLTEIVVAHGVRYAAQASISHWGDLAKKLQKALATPGPTFLNVLTPCQPGWDYPPEDLVEIARLAVETRYWPLYEVADGRYRLTFTPRPPLPVRAWLERQGRFRHLLDDPEAVERFQAWVDANWDRLTARLK
- a CDS encoding DUF3795 domain-containing protein, whose product is MPTPPRKGTPADFAGVCGLYWEGSAWYETLEVTCGTQGQVDLGKVCPVYACARERQVAHCGTCPDFPCLLLVQLAAQTGGGDLRIESAARRAHLGETAWANWAREQKMWLTHFCPLRTLPLHHPQDRTPPTVG
- the amrB gene encoding AmmeMemoRadiSam system protein B, with translation MPLPKLRPLDAYPVRVDGRDLVCLRDLEGIVPDPVLLPPRTFLIASLLDGASDAVDVQAEYARRTGGELLFSWDLQRVIDELDRHGLLLTERFAERRRAVIEAYNAAPERPPFHAGKSYPADPRALVEELDCHLGAVVPAELAGVRPRGVVAPHIDLPRGGWCYAWAHRALAQDPPETVVVLGVAHGGAPVPFVLTAKPYATPLGPVRVDEAAVAFLSDRLDGLLHYEEAHRAEHSIEFQALFLRHLYGEAVGIVPLLCALPGAAARPPDETDGLVEALRAYRGGGRKVALLASVDFSHVGPRFGDGEPVDAALAARTSVRDREVLERVLAGDAEGFWQAVMEDGNRQRIDAALPVYVLLRVLAPTRGRLLRYGQAPDPAGGLVSFASIVLE
- the porA gene encoding pyruvate ferredoxin oxidoreductase — translated: MSTVVARRQGLTGNDAVALAWRQINPDVVAAYPITPSTQVVERFARYLADGEATTEFVPTESEHSAISACVGASAAGARVMTATSSQGLALMHEVLYIASGLRLPIVMAVATRALSAPLNIHGDHSDVMGSRDAGWVQLYAGTVQEAYDLSILAVRVAERARVPVMVCLDGFTLSHSLEPVLVYADDAVRAFVGEARTSGYRLLDGEGAGPLTVGPLALPDAYMDFRRALANAMGRALEVIAGETAAFNAHFGRDLPVHLEASGLEEADGALLLLGSTADVVREALAGRSSASGRIGVVRLLTFRPFPAEAVRQALSHVARVVVMDRADSLSTLGGPLGIEVRAALYGQAFPPAVTDVIYGLGGRELRARDLERLRALFQEEPVPGPVYLGVEDG